The DNA window AACAAATGAAGTTATAGTATATTATGAAGTTAAAATTATTGAGAATGGTAAACGTGTTAGTACATATGAGACTATAACATTCTAAACCTTTATAGGAGTTGTTGGTATTGGTGAAATGCGGTTATATAGCTCCTTAAAGAAGGTGGAGTTGATGAAACATTCATATTGATGGTCCATGATCCATCGCCTAAACAACACATGGTCAGGAAAGTTGCAATGAAGGGCTTAATTTGAAACCAATTGCTTTTAAGGAGAAAACCAGTATGTTTAGTGCATTTTATAATACATGGAACGGTTTTAGTGACTGTGCAGGTAATAGATGGTATTTGATGAAAAATAATACTGCAAAATTTGAGTTCTAGAGAAGGGAAGAGTTCTTAATGATTAAAAAGATAATGGTTTTGCTATTAATAGCAAGTATGATAATTTTATGTTCATGTTCGTTAGGGGGATCAAGAGCACAAATGTTAAACAAAAATAATGACGAAGGAAAAGCAGATGCTAGGTTGGAACAAATTATTGAAGCTATAAAAAGCAAGGATAAAGATTCTTTAAAGAAGATCTTTTCCGAACAGGCGCTTAATGAAGCAGAAGACCTTAACGGACGTATGGATTATTTGTTTGATTTTGTCCAAGGAAACATTGAATCATGGGAAACAATTGTGCATGGTAATGCCTATGAATCTATTAATCATGGAAGTAGAATCAAAAAATCAAGTTCATGGTATTATGTTAATACAGATAAACAGAAGTACTTATTCTTCTTTTTGGATAACACAATTGACACAGACCATCCTGAAAACGTAGGTGTGTATATGCTTCAGGTCATAAAAGCAGAAGATAAAGAAACACAATTCGATGGTGGTGGCCCAAATACTCGTTGCGCAGGTATTTATAAACCGAAAGAATAAAAAAGATAGAAATAGCCACCAATCAGCTTTTAGCCAATGGGCGGTTATTTAATAAATGATTAACACCTATTAATATCATGAGGTATTAATGCTTACACAATAATTTTTTGACGGTTATCTACACGATGACCGCCTTTCTCTTTCCATGAAATTCCCTGTGCGATGTGCGAAACGTAACAATGTAACCGTAACGAGGCATAATAAATAATAAGGTTACTACTTCCTACTATGTGTACAACAGACAGTCTGTTATTGATTGCAAATTGTACAACAGGATTAAAGTATACATAATAATGGAGTTGATTATTACAAACGGTTTTATAAAACATATATTTCCAGAATGCCAATCATATATTTTTATTACAAACCGGTTTTTAAAAAATTAGTTTTTGTATGATGAAGTTTCAATGGTTTCAAAGACTAAAAATTACAATCCGTTTTTTAAAGTTACACCAGACTGGAATTTAGAAAAACGGATTGTAATAATCCATCCTTTTTATGGTATAATTTACATGAAAGGATGGATTTTCTTTTATGGCTAAAGGAAAAGAAAAACTACACTTGACAAGATAGATAAAAAGATTGCTAAAGGCTGTTGGCAAGGAATCGGAAAAGAGTATAACCCTTGGTTGAAAATACAAGATGTACCGTCCATGGGAAGAGAAACTAGGCTTCAAGGAATAAAGATTGATAGACAACATGATTTGTTTTCAGACCTTGAATGAAGTTTTTTATATATTGCAGAATTTTCTGATAAAGTTAAAGATATACAAGAACAATATCCTCTTTTGCCTATCGAGCAAACTATTGCAATTGCAGATGAATTGGGTATAGAACATCCTTCAGATCCTATTACAGGAGAAAACATCGTAATGACAACAGACGAGATTTCGTTTATGGGATATAAATTCAAGTATGACATTAACCCATTTAAATAGTTTTAGGAGGAATAGGAGGAATCTACTTTATGCAAAAAACAATTAGTAAAATTATATTTTTGGGCATTCTGATATTTTTATTAACATCATGTGAAAGCAATTTAGAAAATAATTCTACAGATGTATCTCAACAGTTAGTACTTACTTGTTCCACGACATACAAAGATACAGGTATATCGAAATTATCACTTAAAAATAATAGCTTTAAAGTAATTTTGAAAGGAGACTATATAAACGAACTTGATATCAGTAGAGATAATGAAAAACTACTTTGTTCAAGACCAATAAGAGAAGAAAGCAATGTCACAATCTTTGAGTTTAACTTATCTGATAATAAAATTGTTCCAATAATGGATTACGATAAAAATGAACCAAATATGGAATGTGTGAAATATGTGCCAAATACAAAAGAAATAAGTTATATAAACGAAAATAAGCTATATCTATTCGATACAGAAAAAAAACAGAAAACCATGTTTTTTGATGAGATCAACTCATATAATTGGAGCAAAGATGGAAGAAAGCTTCTTTACGCTTGGGGTGATGTAGTTGAATATGATTTAAAAACAAAGCAGAAGAAGATTTATGGGAGAGGTTATTCACCTGTTTATTCAAAAGATAATAATGTGATAGCATATGTTTCTACTGATAGTGAGATTGTTGTGGTTGATTTATTAACAAATAAGAAATGGGTATGTACAACAAACTTGGTTGACCCTACAACAAGGTTAGAATTTTCCCCAGATGGAAAATATATCGCATATGGTTTACAAAAAACTGATATAGTACATAACCCACAATATGAAATTTATGCGCTTGATTTTGTAAACAATAATAAATCACTTCTTATTAAAGGCAATCATGCCGTACCAGCATTTATTTGGAAATAGGTATTGTTCCGTGTACAAAATAACAAAATAATCTTTATACCCGGTGATTCAATAAAATGGTAGCCGGGGTTTTCTTTTGCCTTCCAAAATAAACTTATATTCTAATTGAAAATGTTTTATTTTATAATGATTATAAGGGAAAAGAAGAAATGAAGTATACATAATGTTAATATTTACTCCGATTTGTTTTATAATACATATTTTAACAGATAGTTTGCTATGAATTTTAATTCCAATCTGTTTTTTTAAAAAGGTAAAATAATACAACGTATTTGCAATGGTTTCAAGTGTGAAAAATTCCAATCTGTTTTTTAAAGTTACAAATAATAAAACAGATTGCAATAATCCATCCTTTTTATGGTATAATTTACATGAAAGGATGGATTTACTTTTATGGCTAAAGGAAAAGAGAAACTACGCCTGATAAAATAGATACTAATACGATAAATGAGCTCAAATAAATTGTTGTAAAACGGTAAGCCGCACACCGTTTTTTATTACTAATTATGTCGCCGGCGGCAGCGAGTATTGAGGTTTATATGAAAAAAATATTAGTGATTGCTTGCGCGATAATATTAGTTGTTGTAATTGTATTTAGTTTTGTAATATCTTCTTCTGAAAGGGATATTGAAATAACTGGCGAAATTAGGCATAATAATGGTAATGAATTACCAAAAAAAGAATATGTAATGGAATTAGAAATAACAAAATTTGATGACGGAAATGATATTTTATTTCCTTATGCAGAAAGTTTGGGAGGAATGGTTGTTTTAAGTGATGATTTTACTATACCATCATTGGGATCAGATGGTAAATCAGAGAAAATGGCTATAAATAAATTGTTGTCAAGTCAGTATATGGATGTTAGTAATAATAAAAGAAACTTATATGGTTTTAATATTCCATACAAGGCTGGTAAATATAAGTGCAAAATTTATTTTGAATCTGATGATAATAGCGAATTAATTGCGATTGATAAAGCTTGTGCTGTTTATGTGCATACTGAAAAGAAGTTCTTTAAGGATTTAAGCTGGTCAAAGCTAATACCTATTAGTTATATTAAATAAACTAATATTAAAGATTTGAACAAATTGAGACTTGGGAAATGATATGTAAATGTTAAAATATAACCAAAGTTTACCGTTTTAATCGTATGAATAATTACATCCTGCAGTAAAGTTTCCGAATATGGGAAATACTGCAATAAACAAGGGAACTGTACCTTCTCAAAAGTTTATAGAAGCTTAATTATGTTTTATTGATACTAATACACATTGGAGGCGCTAATTTTGGCAAATTGTATACAAGAGTTTTGTAGAATTAGAGACAATATGGAGAGTATTAGAAGTTCATTAGAACAAGATCTTGCAAAGGATTTTTCAAATCTTCTTGAGAGGAATGTTATTAAACATAGTCAAAGTCTGGATTGCTTGCTTTTTAAATGCATGAAATGCAGTAGTGCAAGTAAGATAATTAACATTTTAGATATTAGGAGTAAAGCAGGGAAGCATTCTATGTTCTTTTATTATTGTAAGACGCACCTGTTGGTAAGCCTTATGCAATATATTGAGCAAGGAATTGGAAAGAATGAATTATGTTATGTATTTCTTCAACCAGATTGGTATGAATTACTACTAGAATATCTAATAAAAAATAATATTCCAACTAGGTATGTCCGATATTTTTCGGTTGATAAAGTGATGAAGGTTTTTGGAAATGAAAACTTCCATATATTTAGAAATGAAGTACTGGAGATCCAAAGCATGACTGAAGAAGAAGGCTTTAGTAGTGTAAGACTTATTGGGCAGTGTTCTTATGCAATTAGTTTAACATGCAAATTGGACTTTCTTAAGTTTGACAGAACAGTTTCGGATGCAATTAAAGGAACTAATGTTTCCGGGGTATGTTTGTATGATTATTATGACTACATAAATGAATCAACATTTATTGAAGAAGATATTATAGAAGAGTCGGTTAATTTACACTCCAATGTTATTTTCAGAGGTTCATCTAAAGTGGGGGATAAATTTACTTCAATTAGGAAGAAAAGCTCATAAAGGCCTAATGACATCTATATTAATGAGCAAATCTAGTTTTGCGCCAATTAATTCTGTACTCATAGACAAGATATCATTCCTGTATTCTACTCCTTAATAGTTAATCACATTTAACCATGATATAAAACTCATCATTATTATAATGACAAAGATTTTAAAATAATTAGAAAGGAGAAAAGGATTAAGGTGGAAAAAATCGATGAGAATGAGTTCCTAAAGACTTAAATTCTTATGGATATAGCTTTAAGACGTTTGAAGATGTAAGAGCAATACATACGGAAGATAAGAAGCTTATACCTATAATATTAAATACTTAGAAAAGGTTGTAAATTTAAAACACAAAGAATATCTGGTACGATGTTTAACAAAGAGAGGGTGCACTGAGGCCACAGAGAAGCTACTAAATGAGTTCTACCTTTCAAAACATTCATGTTTCAGCTATGGAATCAACTTGA is part of the Acetivibrio cellulolyticus CD2 genome and encodes:
- a CDS encoding MEDS domain-containing protein encodes the protein MANCIQEFCRIRDNMESIRSSLEQDLAKDFSNLLERNVIKHSQSLDCLLFKCMKCSSASKIINILDIRSKAGKHSMFFYYCKTHLLVSLMQYIEQGIGKNELCYVFLQPDWYELLLEYLIKNNIPTRYVRYFSVDKVMKVFGNENFHIFRNEVLEIQSMTEEEGFSSVRLIGQCSYAISLTCKLDFLKFDRTVSDAIKGTNVSGVCLYDYYDYINESTFIEEDIIEESVNLHSNVIFRGSSKVGDKFTSIRKKSS
- a CDS encoding DUF5104 domain-containing protein codes for the protein MLNKNNDEGKADARLEQIIEAIKSKDKDSLKKIFSEQALNEAEDLNGRMDYLFDFVQGNIESWETIVHGNAYESINHGSRIKKSSSWYYVNTDKQKYLFFFLDNTIDTDHPENVGVYMLQVIKAEDKETQFDGGGPNTRCAGIYKPKE